Proteins from a single region of Lysinibacillus sp. JNUCC-52:
- a CDS encoding GNAT family N-acetyltransferase gives MIIKHVYDYNLDQSTYEQLHKLLIESFEIYPENRIYFKQIPHFRFIICNDNEKVLAQVGLDYRAMKLGDEVINVLGIIDLCVNKIYRNKGLGTKLVRKVLKFAETNSVDFVLLGTEIEEWYEKIGFIKVSNTFTWHAIHDRKLKSLGTRTRDIDRIMVKQTGKKKWNQDSVDFLGYLY, from the coding sequence ATGATTATTAAACATGTATATGATTATAATTTAGATCAATCAACATATGAACAATTACACAAATTACTAATAGAATCATTCGAAATATATCCTGAAAATAGGATTTATTTTAAGCAAATCCCTCATTTTAGATTTATTATATGTAATGATAATGAAAAAGTACTAGCTCAAGTTGGACTAGATTATAGAGCAATGAAACTAGGTGATGAAGTTATTAATGTATTAGGTATTATTGATTTATGTGTTAATAAAATATATAGAAATAAAGGATTAGGAACAAAGTTAGTAAGAAAAGTTCTTAAGTTTGCTGAAACCAATTCTGTTGATTTTGTTTTATTAGGAACTGAAATTGAAGAATGGTATGAAAAAATAGGCTTCATAAAAGTTAGTAATACTTTTACTTGGCATGCAATTCATGATAGGAAGCTTAAATCCTTAGGCACTCGTACCCGTGATATTGATAGAATTATGGTAAAACAGACGGGAAAGAAAAAATGGAATCAAGATAGTGTTGATTTTTTAGGATATTTATATTGA
- a CDS encoding DUF5915 domain-containing protein, with protein sequence MELGWYSRLTPSQVRDGFFCMPGAFSTLYEVLTTVSKLLAPFTPFIADDVYRRLCGESVHLQNYPKSDASLLDLQLEQEMANVLAVVELGRSIRNGEGIKVKQPLKEMVISVAGAVENYKQYNDIIQDELNIKACIWTHDFSSYETIHYKLNFKTAGAAFGPHVHKVKDYVMQLSEAEKNTLQLKGEIEIVLDNQKSTLLRAHVVKESVVKDHYVLAEENGCRVLLDTHLTDDLLQEGQIRELIRTIQDTRKKWQLPVEQDISISISADAETKKIIQQYMALLKASVLLHDILFGKCNQVKM encoded by the coding sequence ATAGAATTAGGGTGGTATTCGCGGTTAACCCCGTCCCAAGTAAGGGACGGGTTTTTTTGTATGCCTGGTGCCTTCAGCACACTGTATGAGGTATTGACAACTGTTAGTAAATTGCTAGCGCCATTTACGCCCTTTATTGCGGATGATGTGTATAGACGTTTATGTGGGGAAAGTGTACATTTACAAAACTATCCAAAGTCCGATGCATCATTACTTGACCTTCAACTGGAACAAGAGATGGCAAATGTCCTTGCTGTCGTTGAACTCGGCCGAAGTATTCGTAATGGAGAAGGCATCAAAGTAAAACAGCCATTAAAGGAAATGGTGATATCAGTAGCTGGTGCAGTGGAGAACTATAAGCAGTATAACGACATAATTCAAGATGAATTAAATATTAAAGCGTGTATTTGGACACATGATTTTTCATCTTATGAAACAATTCATTATAAACTCAACTTTAAAACAGCAGGTGCAGCATTTGGTCCACATGTACACAAAGTAAAGGATTATGTCATGCAATTAAGTGAAGCTGAGAAAAATACACTACAGTTAAAAGGTGAGATTGAAATAGTCTTAGATAATCAAAAAAGTACTTTGTTAAGAGCACATGTTGTAAAAGAATCTGTCGTTAAGGATCATTATGTATTGGCAGAAGAGAATGGTTGCCGTGTTTTACTTGATACACATTTAACGGACGACTTACTTCAGGAAGGGCAAATAAGAGAGTTAATACGTACAATTCAAGATACTCGAAAGAAATGGCAATTACCTGTTGAACAAGATATTTCGATTTCAATTTCCGCAGATGCCGAAACGAAGAAAATCATCCAACAGTATATGGCTTTATTAAAAGCAAGTGTATTGTTACATGACATTTTATTCGGGAAGTGCAATCAGGTGAAAATGTGA
- a CDS encoding DUF2785 domain-containing protein: MILHEKLLSEVDLKRELQAFLNDSNAWQQADQQILIQSMLAHIGSVDSELRDGLIYGSFYTMILEQNLLDYAILSDMLGYCLTVLLCEGIGEDNSDSVFTRTFTLLLIALILAKDNEADFIEVHKIDELTNRFSTYLLTEKDVRGYIPVKGWAHSVAHASDAVDELVKSPKFKKSSFMDILRPLWNMMLQTNYAFIHDEDERLLVPIFTMLKQGLQQQEVIALLNETMATLAAQKEQLDVQHYRIVRFNWKTLLKSFYIQTADSPQYTALHQSVVECLNIDK; encoded by the coding sequence ATGATATTACATGAAAAATTATTAAGTGAAGTTGATTTGAAACGTGAACTTCAAGCATTCCTAAATGACAGTAATGCCTGGCAACAAGCAGATCAACAAATACTCATTCAGTCAATGCTTGCACATATTGGTTCAGTAGATAGCGAACTGCGAGACGGATTAATCTATGGTTCCTTTTATACAATGATTTTAGAACAAAATTTATTAGATTATGCCATATTAAGCGATATGTTGGGCTACTGTTTAACTGTTTTATTATGTGAAGGCATTGGAGAAGATAATTCAGATTCAGTTTTTACTAGAACGTTTACTTTGTTACTAATCGCACTAATATTAGCAAAAGATAATGAAGCTGATTTTATAGAAGTGCACAAAATCGATGAACTTACAAATAGGTTCAGCACTTATTTATTGACTGAAAAAGATGTAAGAGGTTATATACCTGTAAAAGGGTGGGCTCATAGTGTGGCACATGCGTCAGACGCAGTAGATGAATTAGTGAAAAGCCCGAAATTCAAGAAATCTTCTTTTATGGATATTTTACGTCCTTTATGGAATATGATGTTGCAAACAAATTATGCATTCATTCATGATGAGGATGAAAGGCTATTAGTACCTATTTTTACAATGCTAAAACAAGGTTTGCAGCAGCAAGAAGTTATCGCATTATTAAATGAAACGATGGCAACGTTAGCTGCTCAAAAGGAACAGCTTGATGTACAGCACTATCGAATAGTACGATTTAACTGGAAAACATTATTAAAAAGTTTTTATATTCAAACTGCTGATAGTCCTCAATATACGGCACTTCATCAAAGCGTCGTAGAATGTCTGAATATTGACAAGTAA
- a CDS encoding helix-turn-helix domain-containing protein: protein MDNLGHTFRKLRLHKGYSLNNTAKDIMSVSHLSKFERDETGITVSKLLLLLNRINVSFEEFIYIHNEFKVGHFEELIINMKEAYLRGDLKFLNKLRNDEIFKFELTNVLSYKLNSIMIEAIISDLTNNKVKQENLEILVDYLWQVEVWGEYEIILYGNTLHLLAIDTVIMLSSEVIKKSMYFKNMLSYKRNLFDVYFNTIRTCLEHNKLKETEAYLYELKNQNIPEIFILEKTILNFYFGLFKMHTKYKQGLELAQESIDILHKVESLNHALNYEEYLHSYVKKLINE from the coding sequence ATGGATAACTTAGGTCATACTTTTCGCAAGTTACGGTTACACAAAGGTTATAGTCTTAATAATACAGCAAAAGATATAATGTCTGTTTCTCATTTATCTAAATTTGAAAGAGATGAAACGGGCATAACTGTTTCTAAGTTATTATTGTTACTTAATCGAATTAATGTAAGTTTTGAAGAATTTATCTATATCCATAATGAATTTAAAGTAGGGCATTTTGAAGAATTAATTATAAACATGAAGGAAGCTTATTTACGTGGAGATTTAAAGTTTTTAAATAAGTTAAGAAATGATGAAATTTTTAAATTCGAATTAACTAATGTATTGTCATATAAATTAAACAGTATCATGATCGAAGCAATTATTTCGGACCTTACTAACAACAAAGTTAAACAAGAAAATTTAGAAATACTCGTTGATTATTTATGGCAAGTAGAAGTCTGGGGAGAATATGAAATAATTCTTTATGGTAATACATTACATTTATTAGCTATAGATACTGTAATTATGCTATCCTCAGAAGTCATAAAAAAGAGTATGTATTTCAAAAACATGTTAAGTTACAAGCGTAATTTATTTGATGTCTATTTTAATACTATTAGAACATGTCTTGAGCATAATAAGTTGAAAGAAACAGAAGCCTATTTATATGAATTAAAGAATCAAAATATACCTGAAATCTTTATTTTAGAAAAAACAATTCTAAATTTTTACTTCGGTTTATTCAAAATGCATACAAAATATAAACAAGGTCTTGAACTTGCTCAAGAATCAATAGATATATTACATAAGGTTGAATCTTTGAATCATGCTCTAAATTATGAAGAATACTTACATTCATATGTAAAAAAGCTTATTAACGAATAA
- a CDS encoding L-threonylcarbamoyladenylate synthase has protein sequence MNEEALIEKSVSALKKGDLLIYPTETVYGIGVDSQNIEGLKKLYKIKNRPIHKPLVLNVSSIDMVSKLAYISEDTRLLMEYFWPGPITFILKSISEEKNIGFRMPDNSLTLKVIENFGAPISGTSANISGLLASTNIEKTKRYFPQTDIFFLDGGKPSIGIESTILDMSSCENYKIIRHGIISKDNIESILKKTISDEQSEINYSLAENVKFLLTTTSQLEENKYHYTNEDYIWLVREQTTNKTKLSDLKNVISISDDSQEALKNLYDNINSIQTDKVKFIVAEMREPLIYADKLFNEKISMLAHRTYINLED, from the coding sequence ATGAACGAGGAAGCCCTTATTGAAAAATCTGTATCTGCGTTGAAAAAAGGAGATTTATTAATTTATCCTACAGAAACAGTTTACGGAATTGGAGTGGATTCTCAAAATATTGAAGGGTTAAAAAAACTTTATAAAATCAAAAATAGACCTATACATAAGCCTCTTGTTTTAAATGTCTCTAGTATTGATATGGTAAGTAAATTAGCTTATATTTCAGAAGATACTAGGCTTCTAATGGAATATTTTTGGCCAGGTCCAATAACATTTATTTTAAAATCAATTAGTGAGGAAAAGAACATAGGGTTTAGAATGCCTGATAACAGTTTGACTTTGAAAGTTATTGAAAATTTTGGTGCCCCTATATCAGGTACTTCTGCAAATATTTCAGGTCTATTAGCTTCCACCAATATTGAGAAAACTAAGCGTTATTTTCCGCAAACAGACATATTCTTTTTGGATGGAGGAAAACCAAGTATCGGAATCGAATCAACTATTTTAGATATGTCATCTTGTGAAAACTATAAAATTATCAGGCATGGAATCATATCTAAAGATAATATTGAATCCATTCTAAAGAAAACTATAAGTGATGAACAATCAGAAATAAATTATTCATTAGCAGAAAATGTTAAATTTTTACTGACTACTACAAGCCAATTAGAAGAAAACAAATACCACTATACAAATGAAGACTACATTTGGCTAGTTAGAGAACAAACAACTAATAAAACAAAATTATCAGATCTTAAAAATGTAATTAGCATAAGTGATGATTCCCAAGAAGCCTTAAAAAATTTATATGATAATATTAATTCTATTCAAACTGATAAAGTAAAGTTTATTGTCGCAGAAATGAGAGAACCGCTAATCTACGCTGATAAATTATTTAATGAAAAAATCAGCATGTTAGCCCATAGGACATATATAAATTTGGAGGACTAA
- a CDS encoding ABC transporter ATP-binding protein — MCIKFFKLFLKQNLFVITLLFLISISLSISSFIQARIIDSLIIFDFHNFSVGIFGLLIAYTCFLLFSFLQSIKVNEIKQKINLELRQQIMSKLVSADYDEFHKRDIGTYTSWLVNDINQFEKLATEPFYKLLTSSISALVAGISLFFIHWSIALAIFFEVAILLQIPRIFKKKIDYESKTITIKNEKFVKYISDYLSGYDTMYIFQKLHLLLKKFMNQSYILSIANYNYSKSIAKVSLVSGIGNILCNVSMYALAGYLAYIQEISIGSIAAISAISTSLFNSVANISPWIANIKSSKPILEKFNQIEITQDPILKTNFTYETEKVIELSNLSFNYMNKQIIKNITYTFENGKKYLIIGGSGTGKSTLLDIISGKLKNYQGSIKIFGEEVSDLTSRQIQDILMIVDQKPYIFNASVRENLLLDDEFTDKELLEVLENMELINWIKETKDGLDTNLGEKGKKISGGQIQRIALSRALLRNNNILLLDEITANLDTETAAKIEYFLFSRSDLTIIMVTHRINDRLLKMVDGILEL, encoded by the coding sequence ATATGTATAAAATTTTTTAAATTATTTCTAAAACAAAACTTATTTGTAATAACTTTATTATTTTTAATATCAATAAGTTTATCCATTTCCAGTTTTATTCAAGCTCGAATTATTGATTCATTAATTATTTTTGATTTTCATAACTTTTCTGTAGGAATTTTCGGGTTATTAATTGCATATACATGTTTTTTATTATTTTCTTTTCTTCAATCTATTAAAGTTAATGAGATTAAGCAAAAAATAAATTTAGAATTACGTCAGCAAATAATGAGTAAATTGGTCTCTGCTGATTACGATGAGTTCCACAAAAGGGATATTGGGACATACACTTCGTGGCTAGTAAATGATATCAACCAATTTGAAAAATTAGCGACAGAACCTTTTTATAAATTACTAACTTCTTCCATTAGCGCTTTAGTGGCAGGCATTTCTTTATTTTTCATTCATTGGTCAATTGCCCTAGCTATTTTTTTTGAAGTAGCAATATTGTTGCAAATACCTAGAATATTTAAAAAGAAAATTGATTATGAAAGTAAGACAATTACAATAAAAAACGAGAAGTTTGTAAAATATATATCAGATTATTTATCGGGATATGATACAATGTATATTTTTCAAAAATTACACTTACTCTTGAAAAAATTTATGAACCAATCATATATTTTAAGCATAGCTAACTATAATTACAGCAAATCAATAGCTAAAGTTTCGTTGGTTAGTGGAATAGGAAATATACTATGTAATGTTTCTATGTATGCTTTAGCAGGATACTTAGCTTATATTCAAGAAATATCAATTGGTTCAATCGCGGCTATTAGTGCTATTTCTACATCTTTATTTAATTCAGTTGCAAATATTAGTCCTTGGATTGCAAATATTAAAAGCTCTAAACCAATCCTAGAAAAATTTAATCAAATCGAAATAACCCAGGATCCAATATTAAAGACAAATTTTACATACGAAACAGAAAAAGTTATTGAACTCTCTAACCTTTCATTTAACTATATGAATAAACAAATTATTAAAAATATCACCTATACTTTTGAAAATGGAAAAAAATATTTAATTATAGGTGGCAGTGGTACTGGAAAATCGACTCTATTAGATATAATTAGTGGAAAATTGAAAAATTATCAAGGTTCAATAAAAATATTTGGTGAAGAAGTTTCTGATTTAACAAGTAGACAAATTCAAGATATCCTTATGATTGTTGATCAAAAACCATATATATTTAATGCTTCAGTACGTGAAAATCTATTATTAGATGATGAATTTACGGATAAAGAGTTATTAGAAGTATTAGAAAATATGGAATTAATAAATTGGATAAAAGAGACGAAAGATGGATTAGACACTAACCTTGGTGAAAAAGGAAAAAAAATATCTGGAGGTCAAATTCAGAGAATTGCATTGTCTAGGGCTTTATTGAGAAATAATAACATACTACTTTTAGACGAAATTACGGCCAATCTGGACACTGAAACTGCCGCAAAAATAGAATATTTTCTATTTAGCAGAAGTGATTTAACAATTATAATGGTGACGCATAGAATAAATGATCGTTTACTTAAAATGGTTGATGGCATTTTAGAATTATAA